A section of the Humulus lupulus chromosome 2, drHumLupu1.1, whole genome shotgun sequence genome encodes:
- the LOC133817359 gene encoding shaggy-related protein kinase eta-like: MASMPLGPHHQPPQPQPDNNEALKLVSRRASEMETDKDMSASSTVIEGNDQVTGHIISTTIGGKNGEPKRTISYMAERVVGTGSFGIVFQAKCLETGETVAIKKVLQDRRYKNRELQLMRLMDHPNVVSLKHCFFSTTSRDELFLNLVMEYVPETMYRVLKHYSSMNQRMPLIYVKLYTYQIFRGLAYIHTVPGVCHRDVKPQNLLVDPLTHQVKLCDFGSAKVLVRGEANISYICSRYYRAPELIFGATEYTTSIDIWSAGCVLAELLLGQPLFPGENKVDQLVEIIKVLGTPTREEIRCMNPSYTDFRFPQIKAHPWHKVFHKRMPPEAIDLASRLLQYSPSLRCTALEACSHPFFDELREPNARLPNGRPLPPLFNFKHELSAASPELINRLIPEHIRRQANQNFPHLVGT; this comes from the exons ATGGCCTCCATGCCCTTGGGGCCGCACCACCAACCACCACAGCCACAACCGGACAACAATGAAGCTCTGAAGCTTGTTAGTCGACGCGCCTCCGAAATGGAGACCGATAAG GATATGTCAGCGTCATCTACTGTTATTGAGGGGAATGATCAGGTAACTGGTCATATCATTTCGACAACCATTGGTGGCAAGAATGGTGAACCCAAACGG ACAATTAGTTACATGGCTGAGCGTGTTGTTGGTACTGGATCATTTGGAATCGTGTTTCAG GCAAAATGTCTGGAAACTGGAGAAACGGTGGCAATAAAGAAAGTTTTGCAAGACAGGCGTTATAAAAATCGTGAACTACAGTTAATGCGTTTGATGGATCATCCAAATGTGGTTTCTCTGAAGCATTGTTTCTTCTCCACAACAAGTAGAGATGAGCTTTTTCTGAATTTAGTCATGGAATACGTACCTGAAACCATGTATAGAGTTCTGAAGCACTATAGCAGTATGAACCAGAGGATGCCACTCATATATGTGAAACTTTATACATATCAA ATTTTCAGAGGTCTGGCTTATATCCATACTGTTCCTGGAGTTTGCCATAGGGATGTGAAACCACAGAATCTGTTG GTTGATCCTCTTACTCACCAAGTTAAGCTATGTGATTTTGGAAGTGCAAAAGTTTTG GTGAGGGGTGAAGCAAATATATCGTACATATGTTCTCGTTATTATCGAGCTCCAGAACTGATCTTTGGTGCAACAGAATACACAACATCTATTGATATTTGGTCAGCTGGGTGTGTCCTTGCTGAGCTCCTTCTAGGCCAG CCTCTGTTTCCAGGAGAGAATAAAGTGGACCAACTTGTAGAGATTATCAAG GTTCTTGGTACTCCAACTCGAGAAGAAATTCGATGCATGAATCCTAGTTACACTGATTTTAGGTTCCCTCAGATTAAAGCTCATCCTTGGCATAAG GTCTTCCACAAACGGATGCCTCCTGAAGCAATTGACCTTGCATCACGGCTTTTGCAATATTCACCAAGTCTTCGCTGTACGGCT TTAGAAGCATGTTCTCATCCATTCTTTGATGAACTCCGTGAGCCCAATGCTCGCCTTCCAAATGGTCGCCCTTTGCCACCTCTATTCAACTTCAAGCATGAA TTGTCCGCAGCTTCACCTGAACTGATCAACAGGCTTATACCTGAACACATACGGCGGCAGGCTAATCAGAACTTCCCACACTTGGTAGGTACTTAA
- the LOC133817358 gene encoding aspartate aminotransferase, mitochondrial, which yields MAFRTAISNKVISPARSSVTGARSMSSWWQNVDPAPKDPILGVTEAFLADPSPDKVNVGVGAYRDDNGKPVVLDCVREAERRIAGNLNMEYLPMGGSIKMVEETLKLAYGENSQFIKDKRIAAVQSLSGTGACRIFADFQKRFHPDSQIYIPIPTWSNHHNIWRDAQVPQRTFHYYHPESKGLDFAGLMDDIKNAPNGSFFLLHACAHNPTGVDPTEEQWREISYQFKVKGHFPFFDMAYQGFASGDPEKDAKSIRIFLEDGHLLGLAQSYAKNMGLYGQRVGCLSLLCDDEKQAVAVKSQLQQLARPMYSNPPVHGALVVSIILDDPDLKKLWLKEVQGMADRIIGMRTALRENLEKLGSTLSWEHITNQIGMFCYSGMTPEQVDRLTNEFHIYMTRNGRISMAGVTTGNVGCLANAIHEVTKSK from the exons ATGGCGTTTCGCACTGCGATCTCGAACAAGGTGATCTCTCCCGCTCGGAGCTCCGTCACCGGAGCGAGATCCATGTCATCTTGGTGGCAGAACGTCGATCCGGCACCCAAGGATCCGATTCTCGGTGTCACCGAGGCTTTTCTTGCGGATCCCAGTCCTGATAAAGTCAATGTTGGAGTT GGCGCGTACCGGGATGATAACGGAAAGCCTGTTGTTCTTGATTGCGTTAGAGAAGCAGAGCGTCGGATTGCGGGGAACTTGAACAT GGAATATCTTCCTATGGGAGGGAGCATAAAGATGGTGGAAGAGACACTAAAGCTGGCATATGGGGAGAACTCTCAGTTCATCAAAGACAAAAGGATAGCGGCTGTGCAATCTCTTTCTGGAACAGGTGCATGCAGGATTTTTGCAGACTTCCAGAAACGTTTTCATCCTGATTCCCAAATCTATATACCAATTCCAACATGGTCCAA CCATCATAACATTTGGAGAGATGCCCAGGTTCCTCAGAGGACTTTCCATTACTATCACCCAGAATCTAAGGGGTTAGATTTTGCTGGACTGATGGATGACATTAAG AATGCTCCAAATGGTTCATTCTTTTTACTTCACGCTTGTGCTCACAACCCAACAGGAGTGGATCCTACTGAAGAACAATGGAGAGAAATCTCATACCAGTTCAAG GTAAAAGGTCATTTTCCCTTTTTTGACATGGCATATCAAGGTTTTGCTAGTGGCGACCCAGAGAAAGATGCAAAGTCCATCAGGATTTTCCTCGAGGATGGCCACCTCCTCGGCCTTGCCCAGTCATATGCAAAAAATATGGGTCTCTACGGTCAGAGAGTAGGATGCCTTAG CTTACTATGTGACGATGAAAAGCAAGCAGTGGCTGTAAAAAGCCAGTTGCAGCAGCTTGCCAGACCCATGTATAGTAACCCACCTGTGCATGGAGCACTCGTAGTCTCAATCATTCTTGATGATCCAGACTTGAAGAAATTGTGGCTCAAAGAAGTCCAG GGCATGGCCGACCGCATTATTGGAATGCGAACTGCTTTAAGAGAAAACCTTGAGAAGTTGGGTTCGACTTTATCGTGGGAGCACATAACCAATCAG ATTGGCATGTTCTGCTACAGTGGGATGACACCTGAACAGGTCGATCGTTTGACCAATGAATTTCATATCTATATGACTCGCAATGGTCGTATAAg CATGGCGGGTGTTACGACTGGCAATGTTGGGTGTCTGGCAAATGCTATACATGAAGTGACCAAATCCAAATAG